The genomic interval CCCGCGCCCGGAGCGGATCCCCGCGCATCCGTCGCGGCGTGTCCGCCGCCTCCGGCACCCGCCCGAAGCCACCCACCATCCGACCCGCCGACCCCGAAGGAGCTGCCGATGGCCGACGTCGCCTGGCACAGCGTCGACCTCGCGCCCGTGGTGCTCGTCCACGGGACGGAGCCGCTGATCGCCGCGCGCGCCCTCGAGCGGCTGAAGGCCCTCGCGCGCGAGAGGGATCCGGAGGTCGCGATCCACGAGATCGGCGGCGAGAGTGCCGTCGCCGGCGCACTCGCCCAGGTCACGAGCCCGTCCCTGTTCGGCGAAGGCCGTTTCGTCCTCGTGCCCGACCTGCAGTCCGCGCCCGAGTCGCTCGTCAACGAGGTCAGCAGCTACATCCAGTCCCCGGAGGACGACGTCACCCTGGTGCTCGTCCACCGCGGCGGGAACCGCGGCAAGAAGCTTCTGGACGCCCTGAAGAAGGCCGGGGTCCAGCGCGTCGCTGCCGATCCGCTCAAGCGCGCCGGCGACAAGCAGACCTTCGTCACCGCCGAGTTCACCCGCGCCGGACGCCGCATCCAGCCCGACGCCGCGGCCGCGCTCGTCGACGCCTTCGGCACCGACCTCTCGGAGCTCGCCGCCATCAGCCGCCAGCTCATCGAGGACACCACCCCGGAGGGCGGCCAGCAGGCGGCGCCCGTCACCCTCGAGCACGTGCGCGGGGTGACGGCCGGGCGGGTGGAGACCACCGCCTTCGCCGTCGCCGATGCCACCATCGCCGGACGCGAGGCCGAGGCCCTCGTGCTGCTGCAGCAGGCCCGCCTGGCCGGCGCCGACCCGGTGCCGCTCGTCGCGGCGATGGCCTCGAAGATGCGGGGCCTCGCGAAGGTCTCCACCCCCGGCGCCTCCGCACGCAGCCTCGGCATGCCCGAGTGGATGGTCAAGAACCTCTCCCGCGACGCGCGCGGATGGAGCGACCGCTCGCTCGCCCACGCACTGAACGCCGTCGCCCAGGCGGATCACGAGGTCAAGGGCGCGGGCAGGGACCCGCAGTGGTCCGTGCAGCGCATGATCATCGAGATCTCGCGCGCCCGACGCACCCGCTGACCCCGCCCCGCATGCACGAGGGCCCCGCACCGAACGGTGCGGGGCCCTCGTGGAAGGCGTGGAGCCGTCTCAGGCGGCGACGCCGGCGACGAGCTTCGCGAGACCGGACTTGCGGTTCGCGGCCTGGTTCTTGTGGATGACGCCCTTCGAGGCGGCCTTGTCGAGCTTGCGCCCGGCGACCTGCAGGGCCGACTGCGCGGCGTCCGCGTCGCCCGCGGCGACGGCGGTGCGCACCTTGCGCACGTAGGTCTTCAGCTCGCTCTTGTACGCACGGTTGCGCAGACGGGCCTTCTCGTTGGTCTTGTTGCGCTTGATCTGCGACTTGATGTTTGCCACGGGACTCTTCTCTTGCTCTGGGATGTGGTGGAACGTCCGCAGCTACAGAGGAACGGCCACGACGGGGACGGGCGGTGGGGATCGCCTGGAGACGTCGGTGCCGGGTCGCTGCCGCGGTCACGCACCCGAGACGCTCACTCCGATCGGCCCTGACACGGCGGGCGACCGGGTGTGCGCACACCGGGCGGTATGTCACACATACAGCAGACGAGGTTACCAGCAGCCGGCCCGGAATCGCGCGACCATGTGACGTGTCGCGCCCAGGTCGCGCAGGGCCCTCCGTCAGGCCGACCAGCCGTGTACCCGGCGGGCCTCGGCGACGACCGCGTCGAACCGGTCGCGGTCCACGCGTGCGCCCTCCCGGCGCACCGCGGAGGCGGGGATCCTCAGGAGACGGTCCACCCTCACCTCGGAGGGGCGGTGCTGGGAGTCCCATGACCCGGTGCCGATGTCGACCCAGGTCGCGCCGTGGGCGTCGGTGTGGGTGCCCTGCCCGCGATCGCGCGAGGTGAGCATGAGGGCGACGACCGCCTGCCCCGAGCCGTCGGCGCCGCCCGCCGACGCGTCCTCGAGGGCGAGGACGAGCACGGGGCGGTCCTTGCCCTGATGGACGTCCTCCTCGAAATGGACCCACGCCCAGACGATCTCGCCGGGATCGGCGTCCCCGTCGGCGCTCGGCGCATAGGTGATGGCCGGGGCGGGGGAGGAGGAGCGGTCGCGCAGCACCGCGTGCTCGCCGGTGGAGCCGTCCGCCCGATCGCGGGTGCGCCCGCGTGGGCTGTGCCCGCCCTCGCGGGACCCGTTCGCCTCGCCGTTGCGCAGCGCGTCAGCGGCGCTGCGTCCGAGATCGCGCGCGGCCCGGCGCACCGTGCGGGAGCGGGCGGCGCGGGTGAGGATCGAGCCGAGTCGGGAGCCGAGGGACATGCGTGTCCTCCTGTGCGGTCGGTGCGAGGGCGTGCGGATCGCGCCCATCGTAGACAGCCTCCCGGTGGTGGACGGCGGGGAGCGCGGTCGTCGTCGCCGCCTCGCGCACGACGGAGGACCCGGGTGATGTGCGCCCCCAAGCGGCCCCTCCGCCTCGCGATCAGCGCCCGCCATGAGACCATGGCTGGTGCTGCCAGCGCGCGCCCCGGGATGTGCCCGTCGGCGCCACGATGAGAGGACAGATGCCGGTGACCCCGAGGATCCCCGCCGATGCCGCGAGCGACATCCAGCCCGCCTCGACGCCCTCGGAGCGCATCCGGAACTTCTGCATCATCGCCCACATCGACCACGGGAAGTCGACGCTGGCCGACCGCATGCTCCAGCTCACCGGCGTGGTCGACGAACGGGCGATGCGCGCCCAGTACCTCGACCGGATGGACATCGAGCGCGAGCGCGGCATCACCGTGAAGAGCCAGGCCGTGCGCATGCCCTGGCAGGTCGACGGGACGAACTTCGCGCTGAACATGATCGACACCCCCGGGCACGTCGACTTCACCTACGAGGTCTCCCGCTCGCTCGCCGCCTGCGAGGGCGCGATCTTGCTGGTCGACGCCGCCCAGGGCATCGAGGCGCAGACACTCGCGAACCTCTACCTGGCGATGGAGAACGACCTCACCATCATCCCGGTGCTCAACAAGATCGATCTCCCCGGCGCCGAGCCCGAGAAGTACGCGGCCGAGATCGGCCAGCTCGTCGGCGTCGATCCCGACGAGGTGCTGCGCGTCTCGGGGAAGACCGGGGTGGGCGTGCCCGAGCTGCTCGACCACGTGGTCCGCACCCTGCCCGCCCCGACGGGCGACGCCGACGGCCCCTGCCGCGCGATGATCTTCGACTCCGTGTACGACACCTACCGG from Brachybacterium kimchii carries:
- the rpsT gene encoding 30S ribosomal protein S20 — encoded protein: MANIKSQIKRNKTNEKARLRNRAYKSELKTYVRKVRTAVAAGDADAAQSALQVAGRKLDKAASKGVIHKNQAANRKSGLAKLVAGVAA
- a CDS encoding type II toxin-antitoxin system PemK/MazF family toxin, which codes for MSLGSRLGSILTRAARSRTVRRAARDLGRSAADALRNGEANGSREGGHSPRGRTRDRADGSTGEHAVLRDRSSSPAPAITYAPSADGDADPGEIVWAWVHFEEDVHQGKDRPVLVLALEDASAGGADGSGQAVVALMLTSRDRGQGTHTDAHGATWVDIGTGSWDSQHRPSEVRVDRLLRIPASAVRREGARVDRDRFDAVVAEARRVHGWSA
- the holA gene encoding DNA polymerase III subunit delta translates to MADVAWHSVDLAPVVLVHGTEPLIAARALERLKALARERDPEVAIHEIGGESAVAGALAQVTSPSLFGEGRFVLVPDLQSAPESLVNEVSSYIQSPEDDVTLVLVHRGGNRGKKLLDALKKAGVQRVAADPLKRAGDKQTFVTAEFTRAGRRIQPDAAAALVDAFGTDLSELAAISRQLIEDTTPEGGQQAAPVTLEHVRGVTAGRVETTAFAVADATIAGREAEALVLLQQARLAGADPVPLVAAMASKMRGLAKVSTPGASARSLGMPEWMVKNLSRDARGWSDRSLAHALNAVAQADHEVKGAGRDPQWSVQRMIIEISRARRTR